The Nicotiana tomentosiformis chromosome 2, ASM39032v3, whole genome shotgun sequence genome includes the window ATCCCAGAAAGTGCTTTGGAGGTACCTCAAATATTTGAAAATGTGAACATTATCCAGAGTGCTCCTCTAGTCCCTTGTTACATATCAATCAACGAATCAACTATGTTTCACCAAATTATTTAGGGCCAGCATTATGAATCCTTTGAAGGGGAGCTTTGGCGTAActtgtaaagttgctgccatgtgataaggaggtcacgggttcaagccgtggaaacagcctcttgcagaaatgcagggtaaggctgcgtacaatagacccttgtggtccggcccttccccggaccccgcgcatagcgggagcttaatgcaccgggctgccctttattATGAATCCTTTGTATCTATTCTGCTCTATTGACTATTGAGTATTCAGTATTTGAAGGATCATCATAGCTAGACTAGTTTTATATTGGTGTTTAACCTATCACAATGTTCTTCCTTTATCCCGGCTGGACCAGTAATGCTTTGCTAAGTTCACATAAACAGAGTTCTCTCTGTTGCATAGTAGGAATAAATTAATTCCTACCATCAGCTAGCTATTCCTCGCCTTTTGCTTAAAAGTTTCAAGATAGTGTACTTGACTAATAAGCACTTTGTTCTTTTTATATAGCTAGCTTGATATTTTGAATTTGAAGATTTTTTCCTCGAAATTTTGTCCTCATAATGTGGTGTGTCTCATGGCTGACCATCTTGTTGAACTTTTACTTGTTTCAGTTTGATCATCAGTTTGCTGTCTTCCTTTCTTTTCCTTGCGCCGGATCCTCTAAGAATGTCACGCCTTTAAGAAACTTCTTGGCCGTCCTTTTTCAGATAGTTTTTCCTgcaatctttttttcttttaacgGGTTTGCACTTGCGCTAAGTTTATCAATGAATCCTCACAACTTAAGCGACGTGTTTTCTGCAGGGTTTCAATGTAACTCCGGTGCTGCAGGAGCAAGGTTACCAGTTGGTTGATCAGTGCAAAAGTATGCCGTTGGTGGTCAACAATGCAGGGATTAACAACCTAGGCATTGCAACACAACAAGATTACAATTCTTTTGATTTGCAGCAAGACTTTGATCGGTACTTCCCCGGATTTGATGCTTTAAATCTTTGTCTAGAGGATGTGTTGCCTCCTGTTCATATTAGTCCTCCGCCCTCTGCTTTCCTGGGTCCTAAATGTTCACTTTGGGATTGTCCTCGACCTGCGATGGGGTCAGATTGGTGTCAGAAGTCTCATGACTACTGCAGTGACTATCATGCTTCTCTTGCGCCTAATGAAGGTTATCCTGGAACAGCTCCAGTTGTTCGACCGATGGGTATTGGCTTAAAGGATAATTTGCTTTTCCAAGCTCTAAGTGCAAAAGCACTGGGGAAAGATGTTGGTATTCCGGAGTGTGAAGGTGCTGCCACTGCAAAATCCCCTTGGAAGGCACCAGGTTAGTGTGCTGAGACACTTCTGTATTTCTGATTGCTGTGTGTCATATACCAGATCAGTTTATTCCTCTTTTATTTTACTTGTAAAATCTGATATCAATTTGTTTGCTTATTCTTCTGCAGAGCTCTTTGACCTTAAAGTTGTTGAAGGTGAAACAATCAGGGAATGGCTTTTCTTTGATAAGCCTCGAAGAGCATTTGAAAGCGGAAACAGAAAGCAGAGGTCACTGCCAGATTATAACGGGCGGGGTTGGCATGAGTCTAGGAAACAAGTGATGAATGAATACGGAGGGCTGAAGAGATCCTACTATATGGATCCACAGCCGATGAAAGACCTGGAATGGCATCTGTATGAATATGAGATCAACAAGTATGATGTGTGTGCCCTGTACAGATTGGAGCTGAAACTTGTTGATGGGAAGAAGAGTCCAAAAGGGAAAGTAACGAAGGAATCAGTTGCGGATTTGCAAAAGCAAATGGGAAGACTCACTGCTGAATTTCCTTCGGAGAACAAGCGCTCTGTTAAAGGTAGAGCAAAAGCTAACAAGGACGTTGCTGTTAACATGCATGCTGTTCCAAATCGAATTGTTCCAGCTAGTGAAGGGTTTGATTATGGGACCGGTGCACCTTTTCCTGAATATCTCGTTGATAATTTAGGTGGCTACTATGTAACGTAGATTGGATAAGTACTTTGGATGCTTTTAAAATAAAGAGGCTTTTTGTCCGTGTATTATACATATACATAGGGGTGTTTATAGGTCTGTTTGGCACGGTATCGGAAGATAGTCCTTTGGTGAATTTAACAATGTTACTTATACCGTACCAAaataaattcggtatggttcggttttcCACTTTTCGATTTTGGTTCGGTAATTTCGGTATTACTCTTTACGGTTATGTTCTATCAACCAAACTTAGAGTAGAGAATTATAACTTGTAATTGTCATTTATAAAACTGATTTTCCAGACTCGAGCAAAAAAGAACAAATTAATCGAAACAAATTTAAAACGAATTTGTTTGCAACCAATTAACAAATTAAATTTACGATAACAACTTACATTTACCATGTTAATACTAAGAAAATCCTATAATAACTAACGATTAGAGCAAATTCTTTAACCAGGATTAACGATACCCATCAAAAcctagaaattattttttcaatttaaaaaaaaaaaaacactcgcCTTTTAGTTATTATAAAGGACGATTATCATAGAAAGATATAGCGGTAATTGGCCTTAGACATAAGAGAGATTTCTACTCGACTGTATGATACTGAcatcatattatattatattaaaataaagTTCAGTAAATGTCTGCTTTCTTCTATAGTTATACTTTGGTAGCTAATCAAATGATGATTAGCAAATTCTTCGCTTCAATGTCTACTGTTGGTTACATATCACTTATCAGAGATGTTTCTGTtagtaaatttttttattaatcaTATAGTTTACGAGAAATTCAGTTTGTCGAGAACTATGCATAATAGCCAATCTCAAGAGCTTCATATAAGTAGTTATTAGAACTCCAGTCAATTCAAACAATGCATCTTGGAGTTGCTATACAAGATGAAAAGCTGTCCACCCGAAAATTTCGAGCTTCACATCACTATTTTACAGATGCTGCTGACACTTCGACTAGAAACTATTACCTTGagcactttttttttttaaaaacaattagtGATGTCTGAACCAACTGTGTACACTATGTTAATCCACCCGATATCTCCTACTTTCCACAAAGGCTTAAACATATGAAAAAATCACATTGCATTGCTGATATTTGAACCTAATGTCCCATGGTTCATTCAGTGAAAAGCGAGGCCACTAGTAGATGCCTATCAGTCACGGCACATAGCCCAAGCAAAGCTGTATACAGGCATTTTATAGCATATTTAAGCTGTTGATTATTTGCATGCTTTGGGTACTATACACCAAAGTGGAAACCTACTTGATTGTGTGTTTAGATTCGACCTCAAACGAGCTATAATATAACATTCAGGATATAAACACGACAGTAATTGCATCGATTTGAACATAGAAAACCTGTCACATGGAGCTTATTTATCGAACCAAGAGGCTTTCATAAGTTTTGGTACAACTGTAGTAGTGATGAAACATAGAAATATCACCAGAACTGACATCAAACTTAAGGCAGCAGGCTACTGTCTACACAACTAAGCAGACTGCCACTAGAGCCTAAGAACCATCATCGTCTTCGAGGTTGTTGACTCGTTCACACTCGTCAATCCATTCACTATATCTGTGAGTTTTCAACAAAGAGATATGAGAGAGGGAGGATGGGGGCACAAAGGGAGTAAATAAAGACACATAGCAATGCTAGATGAACTTACATATCAATAGGCTCTGTCAGTGCTGCAGGATAAAAAAGTAAGAACTGTTAGCTTAACAATAAAATCCATTTCGAGGGACCCATCAAGTGTTCCAAATGTTCAATTCCTAAGAAGCTAATCTTTGAAGAATGAAGCTGCTTCATCGAAAAGCTTGTGTTGTAAGAGAGGACacttttatcatttatttcagatttgtAACACGACTCTATCTGCTCTGGTATGCAGGCCAAGGACAAGAAAATGTGCTAAACAAACTTGAAACAAGTGAATGCAGCTTGTGCTCTATTTTTGGGATAACCGAAAAATTCCCAATTGCCGTTGGCCAATGGCAAATGGTTGGAAACTCGGAGGTTAATGGGACCAGCAACTACCCTTCCGCACTGAGATACCATGTTTTCGTTTGTGGCAAGATTCGAACCCATGATGTATGCCTAACCCACACATTGCGTGATGCgctcttaccactagaccaaaaCCCTTAGGACACAGATTGTACTCACTATCTTACAGAAGGCAGATCATCTAGAGAACCATAATTGCACATAATAATTGATTTGATGCATAAAAAGATGATATAGAACATAAAAAGAAACATCTCTAGTTTCTTTTCACCTCTTTTAGTTAGTCCTCCAAATATTTTATGTTGTCAAAATAATTGCACCATGTTTTCTGAAATGAATGCAACACAGGGgacaacaaataaataaattagaaaCCAAATATCTAACATACCCGTAACAGTGGTGCTGAAGCTCTCTTGACAAATCCTGCATGTTGCCTCCCCAATCAAGTTTTTCATATCACTGAAAACCAGTAAGTGCAAGCTTGAGCATTGACATATCATCATATAAATGGCCAACCAAAAAAAAATACCAGTACAAGCTTTTGTTAATGAGTAAAATCTATTAACACATGACATGTGCGGAACTAGAAACTGCTACTTGGAACACACAAGTATAACAGAGGTTATTCATCCGAACGAAAAAGGAAAACACAGCTTATTCCTCTCAGAACTCTTCTGCTATTTTGTCTGGTGGAAAGGACAGGTTTTATGTTCTCCTGTGTTAATCTTTCTGCAGGCCATCCTTCTTAGCCTAACTTAGGAGTTATCATCCAGAATAAGTGTCTACACTGGTGTGAACATGAGAAGGGAATAGCCGCCAACCCCAACCtgtttgggactgaggcgtaGTGTTGTTTGTGAGAAGGGAATAACCCAATCTAGTCCATGGCTATGCAGAAAAATGACTTGGACATAGAAATGCAAAAGTAATTAATTTACATGCGACATTCAACGCTGGTGCCATGGCTGCAGAAAGGACAGCTGAAGACAGTGTCAAGTTTGTCCATTCTCTTCTTTGGAGGCGGTTTTGATTTCGACTTCCTCTTCCCCATGGCTCAAGCAACTGTCGGGCACAAGTTTAGAAACGCAAATCAGCTAAAAGAAGACAAAGCAAATTATTAATGAGAAGTGTGACATTTATTGCTCTTCTGCACCCTATATTAATTGGTTCCACTTTGGTGAAGAATAACCATCACTATTTGAGTTACTTTGGTTCATTGCACCAAGATAGCATTAGAGAAGAACTATGTCGATCTGACATAGCATTGATTAGTCCACAAAGGAAGCCAGATATTTAACCCAGAAGAATTAAGAGAACACATTAGCATGCCAtactctccctctctctctctctctctctctctctctctctctctctctcacacacacacacacatagttCAGTTCCACAAGAAGTGATCCTATCATGTTCAGGACAGTGTTATTAAAAGCCATGAAATGATGCGAAGCGAAGTGTATCGCTTAATGGGTGAAGTCTACATGCTTCAACAAAAGTTTGCGCTTCAAATAATGACGTgcaaagagatctcaataagaaACTGTCGATCCTTTGAATCTCAACTTTGAGGAGTTGGATTAATATCAGCATTGTTGTATATAGGATGTTGAAATTTGATTATTATAATACTACATTTATATATgtatggtatttttggaattttcaGTAAATTGTGTGTTTCACTTTAAAGAAGCGTATGTTTCACTTCTAGCTGTTCGCTTCAAACCCCCTTGACCTTGTCGTTTTATTGCGCTTTTCACTTTTAAAAACATTGATTCGGAATGTACCTCTTCCACCTTTACGACCAGACCCTTCTGTCCACGTGTCTAAATTTGAAAACGGCCAAGTGATAACGCATCAATCAAATGTTAATAAGGATTCTAAGCAGTAAATGCCCCCTAAAATGATCCATTAGGTATGGACTTCAAAGCTGAAGAAGAACATATGCAGCATGAAGCAATATCACAAAATTTAGTATCTAATTTTAGGCAAAAACTTGCTCCAGTAATCCCAGTCTAGAGAAAAAGTGTATTAGACCTTAAAAAACATGAAACTTAAGAAAATTTCCTTACACCAAGGCATTCGAAAAAGTACAACAACCTCAAATACTGAAGCCATGTTCGAGTGCCCATTAAATAAGCATAGACCAGAAAATAAGAATATTTTGGAGCACAACCAAGTATGAAAAGTCAAAAAAAAACTCCAACatgataaaaaagaaaaaaattaacagATTCTCAGGGAGAACTCATTTCATAGATGAAGGGTAATTCAAAATTACACCAAAAGTTCATATAGATACACAAAACAAagcaaaaaaattataaaatatccCAATAGCCAAAACCCTAGAGCTCAGCTGAAAAATCATTTTCCTTCCTTCTTTTCAACAAGTGATTCATATGAAGCACCAGccactaaaaataaaaaagacatGATTTTGGGAAATTGCTAAAGCATAATAACGGGATATTAAcaaaatttctttatttttagccGTAGAAAGAGAGAGATACCTGATGAAGAACAGAGATTGAGATCGCCTTAAGTAATCTGCAAAATAAAGAGTGAATTTTACGAGAAACTCAATAGATGATTGTATGATGAGATacagagaaaaaaaaaagggaactCACCGACTCGGTTCCTTGACTCAGCGAAGCCGACAACCAAAAATCACTACGTATCAATTTATTTCTGTCGAAAGAACATTTATTGAAAAATCAGATTGGATAaccttctctttttttcttttcccttttgcGCTTTCTTATTTCTGGGAAAACATTTATGCTTTTTGCCTAAATGCCTAATGCATGCATCAAATTTAACTAATCTAATCTAATCTAATTCTAAGAATAACATTGCTTTTGAAGAAAAAAGAGTTAGGTTTACACCACAAAAAATTATAATCTAATAATATAATGAGAGTCTTGGTATTGTTttcattgtttttttttttctctttctcccaTGAAAtaagatatttttaaattttttttttcataaaaaggAGCTAGATTTACGTTTCATAATCATGAATCTTTACCAtgaattttgaaatattttattctaaacatTGAGTTTTGCTATTTCACATTTTTAGATACGATATGTGTTAGCACTATATTTACATCAGCTACAAAAGTTAATAACCATAAAaaggttttattttattttagatgtTTCTTCAACGTCATGTGCTTAATGAACAATGTTTAAGTGATTCAACTCTATAAAGAGCATTAGTcgttgtttgaaaaaaaaaaatacagatATTGGTTCAAATAATTACATCTATGTGAACAAGGGTTAATATTAGCTAACAATAATATCCTTAGATAGGGTTGTTAAAAAAGCAGTAAATGTCATGTGGATCTGGTCGGACAATGACAATAATATGTAATAAATGTTTTAGAAATTAGGAGCAATAATATAGCATTCAATAATATTGAACATCGTAAATAAGAGGAATGATTCACCAAATAAAGAATGGAATAGATGGatgttcctcctgacaatgatgaatgatagaaAGATTCTTGAATATTCGAGTTAttttcggatctgatggaaaaataTAGACCAGAATCTAAGTGAAAAGGCGATGTTTGTATCTTAGCAAGTAAGAGAGAATCATTtagtcaaaatatattttttacaaatgaatatcacctGCCCATATCattatctctttttctatttatatgaaaTATATTCCTAAGaaatcctaatagtacaagtgcagagaatatccactaaaatattctctttaatatcctatctTGAAAACTAGTCGTTACAACTCTGTCAACGATACTCGACAtcgacccttgttgacatctCGACTACGACTCTCGTCGACTCTTCGACCATGGACTTTGCTGCTTCTTGGGTCATCTCGACTAACGGCGACCTGAGAACTCTTCCCTTAGTATTATCTTGACttaaatattctaaagacagATTTTGATTAGTAGTAAATCGCAATCTAGTTGAGTTGTGTTAATTATGATTATGAACCATCTGCAAAATTTAAAGTGTCTTGTTATAATATTTTAAGTTTTGTAATTTTCGTAGCTTTACTAATGAAGCGTGATACTACTTGTACTAACATAGAACACAAAAAGTAAGTGAATAagcattaaaaaaaattaacatgATTAGCAAAAGACATGTTAATTAACCAAAAGCGATTAAATTTTTCAGATATAAACAATTTAAGACACGTCATATTTATTGATTTAAGGTACAATATGTAAAAAGTCATTGTACTATTTAGGGTCGGCTTCATGAATCCTTTATAGTAATTCTACTCCATATAAGCTCGTTATATTACCATACATAATAATTTATCGTTTAAGATAAATTAGGATCGGATGTCTAGgttattcttttaaaaaaattatttattctgTATATATATTACATACAAGTCTCTAATTAGTCAAATAGGTTTCTGGAAAATATTACATATTGAAGAAATTGATGCAGAGATGAGGCTTCACTGCTAGATCAATGGAGCAGTGGATTAGAGCATATACAGAGATGAATATTCTAGAATCTGAGATAGAGAATgaagaagagaaagatattttCTTATATCTCTAAGCGTACATATGACAACCTTTTATAGACTAATACAGTTGTATTCTCACGTGCATTACATGTGCAGTTAACCACCTCTAATAGTAATCACTAACTCTAACAACTTAACAGACTATAACAATAATTAGGCAAGCTAAGTCTCTATTATTTCAATACTCCCTCTCATGCTGGAGGGTAGAATACATCGAGCACTCTAAGCTTGGATAAAAGGAAATGATGCTGAACAGTCCCTAGAGCCTTAGTCAGTAGATCTTCCAATTGGCTTTTGGTATTGACATGCTCAGGCACTATTAGCCCTGCTTTGATCATGCCTCTTACAAAGTGACAGTCTATTTCGATATgtttcgtcctctcatgatagaTAGGGTTGGAGGCAATCTGTATAGCTGCGTTGCTGTCGCAGAACAACTTCACAGGTATAGTTATAGACACATTTAGTTCTTTTAACAGCCCTGCTATCCAAATTACCTCTGAAACTGCAACTGCCATGCTCCTATATTCTGCCTCTGATGAGTTTCGACTCATAGTGTGCTGCTTCTTTGACTTGCACGATATGATAGAGTCCCCTAGTTTTACTATATAGCCAGTCACAGATCTTCTAGTGTTTGAGCAGGCTGCCCAATCACTGTAACAAAATACAGTCAGTTGCATGCATGGATTATTCTTCAGCAAAATACCTTGACCAAGTGACCCTTTCAAATATCTAACTAGCCTAAGTCTCGCCTCCTAGTGTGAAGCTTTAGGTTGTTGCATGAATTGGCTTAGAACTTGTACAACAAACTGATGTCAGATCTAGTGATGGTTAGGTAGAGCAATTTTCCAATGAGCTTCTGATAAGGAGTGGCATCTGGAAGTACAGGATCTGTAATGCTCCCACATGTGCATCATAATCCACAGTGGTGAACCTGACTTTGCTTCCAAAGGTGTGTTTACTGACTTAACTCCACTCAAGCCAACATCAGAGATTAACTCAAGAGTGTATTTTCTCTGATTGAGTAGTATGCCATCATGTGATCTCAATACCTCAATTCCTAGGAAGTACCTCAGTTCACCTAGGTCCTTGACTTTGAAATTATTGTGCAATGTGCTCTTTGCTTGGTCAATTACCCTCCTACTGTTCCCAATAATAAATAGATCATCTACGTATACTAGGACAATGACTAGTTCTTCACCTTTAGGTAAGTCTAACTGTTTCCAAGTCTAGTTCTGCTCTAATGCATTGACTTCCTGTTGCATAACTTCAATCCACCTCTGATCTTGAGATGCTTCTTTAAAGGTCTTGGGCTTTATGGGTGCTGAGAACAGACTTAGATATTTTTGATAACCTGTGGACAAATGATCATACTCCACATAGTTAGCAATGAAGTATAAGCAGTTATGAGCCTTGCCCTTAGAGGTCACATAGTCTTTAAGCCAGATTGGTGGCTTGGTAACTCTTTTGCCTCTATCATTCTCTACAATTTGCTCAATAACCTGCTGCTGGTGATTCAACTCTTTGTACCGAATTATTAGTTTTTTCTGCTATTGATTCAGATCCTTGTACTGAACTGTCAGAATCTGCAAATTGTATATTATGTTGAGAAGTAGATGCATTGTGTGCTGTATTTGTCTCATGACCATCAGTGGTGTGAGATTTTGTTGTTTCTTCTGCTGTTGTGTTACTATTATTGTCATACTGCATTATGGGAGGGTGatctggtggtggtggtggtgtatGAGCTTGTGAGTGTCTGCTAATGTTTGTTATTCCACTGCCTAGAGGCTTATTTTAGGCCATATAGTGACTTGAGTAGCTTGCATACTTTATACTCCCCTTGCTTTTGAAACCCCCGAGGTAAATCCATATAGACCTCCTCTAATAGGTATTTATATCCATCTGATACAGAGGCCAATTCCTTGAGATTGCAACACTGATTACCGTCCTTACAGTCACCATTTTAGCAACTGGTGAGAAGGTTTCATGATAATCTAAACCTTCATgttgagtatatcctttggccaCAAACATGACTTTGTATTTGTCTACTTCTCCATTTGGCTTGATACAACTGTATTAGTCTATAAAAGGCTGTCATATGTACGCTTAGAGATATAAGaaaatatctttctcttcttcATTCTCTATCTCTGATTCTAGAATATTCATCTATGCATGTGCCCTAATCCACTGCTCCATTGATCTAGCAGTGAAGCCTCATCTCTATATCAATTtcttcatggtatcagagccatgtagGTTGAAAATGAGGAGGAAGTGTTGTTCATGCTAATCAATGATATAACAACCTAACAGACTCTAACAGTAATTAAGCAAGTTAAGTCTCTATTATTTCAATACATATTGTGTAAGCAGTAAGTATGACAACTAATCGTTTAACCTAGTTACTTAGTATTGCTTATATGAATTAGATTGTGCTTTATTAAGTCAGTCAAAATAATTCATAGAGATCATATATTTGAGATAATTTTCTTTCATATGATCTTAGATTTATAGCATCCCACAGGCACAGTTTAGTACTTTTAAATATCATATTGCTGGCACTTACATATAGGTACTATTTGGAGGTCTACAAAAGGACATATACTTAAGACCTTGACAACACTATCAATAGTAAAAGGACATTTAGAATAGGTTCATGATATATGTGGTTTGAAAAACTCCTAACTTAAGTAATTTGGTCATCTTGTGATATAGTTCGAATTCTCTTTAGTTGCGAGCCTCAAAATTTGAAGATGCAGTAAAAAAGAAAGTATGGACCAAAGTTGCGGATGAAGAAATTACAATGATTAGAAAAATAATGCATGTGAGTGTTGACTTTCCATAAGGAAAATATTTCATTGGATTAAAATGGGATTACAAGATCAAAAGGCACAAGGCTCGCGCGATTAGTTGAGTATTTACAACAATATACGGTTGATTGTAATGATACCTTTGTACCAGTAGTTCAAATGGAGAAATAAAATAGTCCTTGCAAGTTAGAAGTAAATGAGTATCAACTTGGCACCCGTTGACCTTTTTTGTGGGTTTACTTCTTTaaattttgattttctttaataaaaattctgacTCTATCGCTGATAATAGGTTACGGAGCAAATGATAATAGTACCAACTATTGGTAGATCAAGAACTCATGGGGAGCAAGTTGGGGTGAAA containing:
- the LOC104086563 gene encoding transcription elongation factor 1 homolog, whose protein sequence is MGKRKSKSKPPPKKRMDKLDTVFSCPFCSHGTSVECRIDMKNLIGEATCRICQESFSTTVTALTEPIDIYSEWIDECERVNNLEDDDGS
- the LOC104086564 gene encoding transcription factor VOZ1-like produces the protein MWKGSKSGAGKSASHQLFKDKAKNRVDDLQGVFTNLQSARKESRTYDVGVLEEQVHQMLREWKAELNEPSPASSLQGGSRVSSDIYRLLLGEEEDDATSALAAPKPEPVAPKNDVAGFQEGFNVTPVLQEQGYQLVDQCKSMPLVVNNAGINNLGIATQQDYNSFDLQQDFDRYFPGFDALNLCLEDVLPPVHISPPPSAFLGPKCSLWDCPRPAMGSDWCQKSHDYCSDYHASLAPNEGYPGTAPVVRPMGIGLKDNLLFQALSAKALGKDVGIPECEGAATAKSPWKAPELFDLKVVEGETIREWLFFDKPRRAFESGNRKQRSLPDYNGRGWHESRKQVMNEYGGLKRSYYMDPQPMKDLEWHLYEYEINKYDVCALYRLELKLVDGKKSPKGKVTKESVADLQKQMGRLTAEFPSENKRSVKGRAKANKDVAVNMHAVPNRIVPASEGFDYGTGAPFPEYLVDNLGGYYVT